The Gossypium hirsutum isolate 1008001.06 chromosome A13, Gossypium_hirsutum_v2.1, whole genome shotgun sequence nucleotide sequence aaatatataatttaataaaattcttaataattagcagaaatttgttttggtaaattattttatttaaattttaataagattaatatcaataataaataatttaatcatatttaaacataattattattaaatatattttaattaaaatatataatttaataaaattcttaataattaatattcttatatgaatttactcaaaccataatatataatacaattTGGAGACCTGGATTTGTAGTAATTAAGTCCAATTCATTTCTGTTTTTATCATCTTCAATGACTTGAATctaatgaataaatatgaaaaaaatctgCAAGAGTACAGCAACCACATCTGACATTGGAGTAAAAAAGCTTACTTCATTCATATTATTAAGAAACTAATTACAAGTGCTAATCCAACTACATTGAAGAGGAAAGCTTTCTTCATCAAATATTATTAAAGAACTAATTCCTAATTCCAAAATGctaatccaaaagaaaaaaagaaaagaaagtgaccCAATTCAAGAATCACTAAGTTCAAGAAATTGGGTTCAACACATACATTTTGCATGAATGAGGGTTCAACATTGTTGTAATATTGCCCACAAATCGGTTCTTCAATGTTTTATGCTGCAAGAGATTCATAAATGTGCATGAATAAGTGAACTAAAGCAATGGAAAATGACAGTAGGATATACTATAAAGCTTGTAGCTATAATTTGAGTACCTCCCAAAGGTCCCTAGCTTCAACTACAGTGTTGGGGTCTAGTCCCATATCCTCCCAGAACGCGGTTACAGAATAGCGAACTGAACCCCTATTGAGAATGACAACTACTGTCCTATAGCTGGAAAGTGGCGCAACCCAAATCTGTTACAAGGCACCGAAAAGGTAAGTGACCAATCCGAGCATGTTATATGATCATATGGTTAAGCAAAAGGGGTTGTTGCATAGGTTTCACCTCTTCATCACCGTGCATCCTAGCCTTCCTAGCTTGAATACCATAAGAATCTAATGCAGAAGATCGCATTAAGTTAAAAAAGTTCGATAACTATTGATGCATTAAAGCGTTTTTGAAGAACTGTACTTCTAATTATGTACCTTGGTTAACAGCAATGACCTCTTTGTTTGAAATGATCTCTATAGTCTCTTGTGTCATATTCCTTATGTCGCAGCCGAGAAGAAGAGGAGCCTGCAATAGCATTCATGTTTTTCAGACCAGATATGCAACATCATGCATATCAACAAGCATAAAAAAGGTGAATATCAATTGTAATACCTTGGAAATAGCCCATAAGCTGAAATGTACTATATATTCATCTTTCGTCATCCCTCCATTCCCGATCTCAAGCATGTCCGGATCTATCGATATAACAAGAATTGTAATCACAAAACATTTAATATGGTTCAAAAAAAATTGCAGAACTAGAAGAAAACTCTAACCATTCCAACCACCGGGCCTTGCATATTGAGCATACAATTCATTTTGATCAGCTCTCGAAATCATACTGCCAGGCAACAAAATATCGTAAGTTATACTCTAGGCCGACTCTAACATCCTCCAAATACGTTAACAAATCTTTACCTTTCCCATGTATCAGTTATGTCACAAGTTGTCCTCCAGCTATTTCCTACATGGAAACCCCATTCAGCAGGGTGCATTTCTCCCCTAAGAAACAAAAAATCAAACACAtggcaaagtaaaaaaaaaaaagaatcagaaAATCGTTACTTAAATTAAAAGCTTAAATCAAACTGTGATTTAGACAGTACCATTCACACAGAGAAAAGAATATGGGGCGGCCAGCCTTCTTCAAAGCTTTAGACATAACAGGATATCTACACGAAAAATTAAAGCAATATATAAGCATATAATATGGCtgcaaatcaaaacaaagaaGACAACTACACCACCTTTCAATTGGCTTTGATCCATCATGGTGACAGTTATCATACTTCAAATAATCAATACCCTGCATACAAAACAATTATCGCACGAACCAACTTGATTAAGCTTTAGGTTCAATTAAAACAAGGGAAATGATCACTGAAAATCATACCCAGGAAGCAAAGGTTTTAGCATCCTGTTCTTCGAAACCGAGTGAACCAGGCAAGGGATATTAAACCCAGAAAAACTTTCGTTAACTAAAACTACAGAAGAGTAAAAGATTCATAACCATGAAATCAGCATTAAACTACTGAAGAATAAAAAGCCACAAGTGCAATTATACAATAATTCCAATGAAATCAGcaacaatttcataaaataaaatagcaatttCAACAGAAACTACTGAAGactaaagattcataaccatgcaaaaatatttgataaaagattGTCGAACAAAAGAATTGGCAGATTAATTTCGGTCCGAAATAAAACTCACCCGatattggattagaggtgatGACCCGAAAAACGCTTCACTTTCAAAGGGGTTGGGAGGAAATGGGAGGAGACAGAGACTGAAGAAACGATGTGGACAGAATAATAAACAAAAACGGTGGGAGATGGAAGGAGAAATTTTGAGGACAGAataggagagggtcgggtagggagggagggtaaaacagagagcaggggacgGAAGGCGGACGTAATAGGTATTTGGGAAGGGATTACAAAAGCAGCGAAAAAGGGGATTAGGTCGGGATTGGTTTACGCCCGTAAtgcctattacagcgaaccaaacgccggattagAGGCGTCATGTAATACGCGCGTATTCGGCCTGTATTGTATTAGgtaatacactgaaccaaacataTCCTAAAGGTAAATGAATTAAATACGAGTAGTAGCTTATCCAAAACAATGTCACGTGAGAACTgctgaatttgaaaaatttaaaagcGTAGAAGCACGTGACACTCTTATTTTGAAACCTAAAATAAAACCAACACAGAAAAAACTTCCTCTTTTCTATATTTCCCGTTGTTtgttatttactttcttttttctaAATTGAACCaataagaaagaagaaagaaagaaagaaagcaagaaagcaagaaaaagaaaagaagaaaggcgCCATGGAAGCTATACTCACTGACTGTGTTCAAAACAGTCTCCGCCATTTCATGTTCAAAAACGCCATCTTCTTTTGCGAACGTCTTTGTGCTGAGTTCCCTTCCGAGGTAACTCACTCGCTCattccaaaaaaagaaaaatttgaactttttcttttttcagatTTGTTCTTTTCGGTTGGTGAAATGAAAATCTTTTCTGGTCTTTTTAGAAAGAACCTTTTGATTCTTCAATCGTTTACGAGTAAAAGGGGAACAACTGTTCGTTGGATTTTCAAGATCCACTGTTGGCATTGCTTCAATCATTTGTTAATGATTAATcggtttcttaattttctttcccggaattcttttttttttcgtgtTTAATGCATGGCATTAGATTCTTCAAATTTCAATTCGTATTGTTCAATTAGTGTTCAATGTTCTTTAAGTTTCGCGGAGAATATAGATTTTGGTTGTGGAACTCGATAAATTAGTAACATTAAGGTTCtaaattcaattttctttttattttttagtggGTTCTTTACTTTGAATTGCGAACTGAAATATGATTTTTTGGTTTAAATGTAGGTGAATTTGCAGTTGTTAGCTGCTAGCTACTTGCAGAACAATCAAGCTTACTCAGCGTATCATATTCTAAAGGGTTTGCGTCTTGCcttgttttaattgtttgaagtTGTTTTAGTATATTAAATCATAGCCCCTGTGATAAAAAGTTTTTCTTCATATGAAGGAATGCAAACAAGTCAATCCCGCTATTTGTTTGCGATATCATGCTTTCAGATGGATCTACTTAATGAAGCTGAAACGACTTTATGTCCTAGTAATGAGCCTGGTGGAGAGGTATTGATGATGTTTTCTTAGACAAGTTAGTTGCCTGTGACTTTCACATGATAGTAATGGTAATATCTTGATAGTCCATTTTCGTTTTCGTTTTTTCTTTTGCAGATTCCAAATGGTGCAGCTGGTCATTATCTTCTTGGCCTTATTTACAGGTTGATCTGAATTATTTCTTCTTAATCTAGGAGATATTTTAGAAATTTAGGGAGAGACAATATactgttgttttctgaaatttgcATTGATATTGTCTAAAAGTTATTCTCCAAAGATGGCTTCATAAAATGCAGGGGATGGTTATTGTTTTGTGTTGAAGTCCACCTTCTTTCTTGCTTTTATATAATGTTACTTAGTCTCATTACTGGCTAGACAGAGGCAGAAAATCTTAATGGGATCCCCTACAATGAAGGAATTAAATCCTCTATACTTTGACTTTTCCTTTGTTTAACCACTTGGATGGTCGGACtatatttcaattttcaaatagTTTTGATCTTCACGTTTCATAATTGAGTAATGTCTCTTTTTCAGGTACACAGATAGAAAGAGAAGTGCTATTCATCATTTTAGGCTGGCTTTGTCTATAGATCCTTTACTTTGGTCTGCATACGAGGAGTTGTGTATATTAGGTCTGTCAAAAATTGTTCTCAAGATTCTATATTCTTTCTAGAGCTATGCTATTATGCTAGGTTGATCAGATCCTCAATCTCACATATCTTTTAGTTAATGTCTTTGAACTGCTATACATCATAGGTTCAGTTCAATTTCCGTCTGCTATTACCATTGGACTTATAAATAATAAGTCActaaaatggctttgcaaattgCTATCAGTAGGCTTGATCTTATATTCACTCTGTATTTCTCTTATctatttatatgattatattaGGTGCTGCTGAAGAAGCGACTGTGGTTTTTGGGGAAGCAGCTGCTCTTTGCATTGAAAAGCAGTACTTCTATCATGGGTTAGCTTCCCCAAATTTGCATGTGGCGAGTGAGGGTTGTAATCTGGTTTCTTCCCGGAACTTTAGTTCAGAAGATGTCAGTCGTAGGCAGCTGAAAAACACACAAGTGAATAGCCTTAGAGACATCCCCAGTAATCATCATGGAGCAGCAATATCTGCTTCACAGCCCCATAATGGTGGTCCTTCAAATATATCACTTTATAATACTCCTTCACCAGTGGCTTCACAGGTAAGGTGGCGTGAAATTCAAAATACTGAATCACATCTTATGTAGAGTTCTATGTTTttgattggttagttaatttaggGTAGATGCTTTGAGGTTACTTagcttttttttttgggggggggggttgtATGAGTCTGATTAGGGGCAACCAACATGAATTTCTATGTATGTTGTAGTTGTCAGGAGTTGTTCCACCACCTTTGTGTAGAAATGCACAGCCAAATGGTTCCAATCTCAACACAGTTAATGCTGATGGTTCTCCAAAGTCAGTGGTGAACTCTCTTGTTCAAGCCCCTCG carries:
- the LOC121212575 gene encoding alpha-galactosidase 1-like — its product is MSKALKKAGRPIFFSLCEWGEMHPAEWGFHVGNSWRTTCDITDTWESMISRADQNELYAQYARPGGWNDPDMLEIGNGGMTKDEYIVHFSLWAISKAPLLLGCDIRNMTQETIEIISNKEVIAVNQDSYGIQARKARMHGDEEIWVAPLSSYRTVVVILNRGSVRYSVTAFWEDMGLDPNTVVEARDLWEHKTLKNRFVGNITTMLNPHSCKMYVLNPIS